The Lytechinus variegatus isolate NC3 chromosome 1, Lvar_3.0, whole genome shotgun sequence nucleotide sequence gaggggggggcaaaattttcaaatttaatatgatctaacaagttgtagaagatacCATAAACCCATATGATTATACgccacaatacaggggccgcggaacggtttgtaaagtggagggagggggggggggctgagtcGAAGGAGGTGGGGGCTGATCGTGCAAAAAATCGTATGGTaatgtcaacatttttgtacatgcttttggaaaaagtggggggctgggggccgcttctgcggcccctgcaatacattgtgctcactcaaccacgAACATACGacatcaaaattgtgtgtggagcgGCTAagtgatggatagtaaaacagtattaacaacataaaattcacctaaaacaAATTTTGCCCAAATTTGTATCTGCACAATCTGataaacgactcttgtgacttttaaaaatggtcatttttaattcaatctttaattactcatgcatgactcaaccgatcaatctcatttttccccagaaGTTGCTTGAtaagtgtagaaaaccacctacgaaatatcatatcttaaaataattccgttcaaaagttacagaaatttgatttagggggaattacttttttgttgtgtatattttgaacatgttgcTGCCGTCTTATTAAATTAGCTCCCttgtgatataaaaaaaaattcacgtCCCtccatacattaaaaaaaacactgtaaatcattaaaattctgATTGTCATACACTGAATAACTTGATGTCATGATTCCATGATACTTATCGATTCACtctatttctgtttttattcttttgttacatacatcgaATTGCTATTGTAATTGCTAGAGTAATACCTCCGTCATATTACCCCTTCGGcggccgtacagcgagtcgtaaacagccgttttattcattttgattcaaaccacctacatgtacctgGTACAAAAAAGTAAAACGGCTgctttcgacttgccgtacggccgccgtagagcaaatgtgaccgaggtattattttgttaaactgcagggcgcctttggaAATCTTGAAAGATGTCGAAGGTAATCATGCTAGGTATAAAGGTCGGTATCCTGACCGTGGCGATCCTAGCAGCCGTTCTCTGTGGCCTTCTCATCCCCAATAAGGAAGACCAACGACGCGACTACCTACTTGTTTTCAACGACGACGTTGTCGAGATAAAAAATGCTGAAGATGTTAGGATGATAAAGGGGCAAGTCGGAGTGATGTTTGATGACAGTGATGCCCAACAAACACAATGCACAAAGGAAAATtcggtaaaaataatgataaaaataatgaaaatgataataataacgatgatgataatgatgttggtgatgatgataagggTGTTTCGttaccccccaaaataaaaatttatacatacacacacacacacacacacacacacacacacacacacacacacacacacacacacacacacatatatatatatatatatatatatatatatataatatcaataaaaatcgCCAATTCATTTCTGtccaacaaaataatgtttcGACTTCTCAGTGAGACTCGGTCAAATTGAACCTTTGCATTATCATTTCCTCTCAGAATATTTAAGTTGAAGTGCCCCTTTCCCCCGTATGATTACATATCTTTTTGAAAAGTAGCATGGTGAAATTGTTGATTGATAGGGGTTTTTTCCAGACACCGTCCTGGCAAAAAGCATGGCAAGCTATATTGGACAAATGTCAAAACTTCAAAAGGAATCAAGATATTTTCAAGCCATGTGTTAATTGTACCCCAGTTTTCCTCATTTCCAATCAATAGTAACCTACCGTAGATTTATGAGGGATAGAAATACATCTCCCTTCGGCTGGGGGCGGGGGGATCGGGGGTTGTGCAGCTTCATTGTTTGACACGGGTGCCACAATGCGTAGATGCGCCCTTTAAATATGCCTTAGAATGTACTGTACAAGCACACTCAATCCCTAGTTAAGATCTAGAATACGCCTACAATGTTGGAAATATCTGGGTTGTTTATTAACAGGTTGTCGAATGCTTCGAATGGCCATCGGTTGCCAAGTTGGAGGTTCGCATCGAAGAAGACGAGAATGTTACCTGCCACAATTTTCAATGGAGAGCTTCAGCAAAGAACATCATCCTACAAGATTGCTACGACTTCGACGACGCTCACTGGTACGGTGGAGCAGCCATCTTCAACCAACACTGGCCAATCAACGAATGGAACGAACCCATGACTATTTTTGGCTCGGCTAATATGTATCGGAATCCGACTTGGTATGGTTCTCTTGTAGAACGATACTTTGTGTCTTCGAAAGGTGTCGGTGTAAGGGTGTCCCACAACACACCTTTGTACGTGAGCATCAACGCAAGCAATGATGGTAGGATCTGCTTCAGAGGGCAGCATCCTCTCGATGAAGACTCTTATACAGCATACCCCAATCCCAACAATGAACCGCCTATTCTGGATTATAAGGTGTGCACCGCCAAAGATATCGTAACCGTCCATGAGCACATGACAAAGCGGTTTGTGAAGAAGCCATCCGGTATGCCGGATACCCGGATGATGAGATCACCTGTCTGGTCTACATGGGCTCGTTACAAAAAGTTCATAACTAATGATACCGTATTAGCTTTTGCACATGAGATAATTGATAACGGTTTCAACAACAGCCAGATAGAGATAGATGATGGTTACTCTTACAGAAACTTTGgagattttatttttgatcCCGTGAAGTTCCCTGATCCTAAAGGAATGACAGATGAGTTACATGACCTCGGTTTCAGGGTCACTCTTTGGATCACGCCATTCGCCAACCAGGATACAGAAGCCTGGAGAGTTGGCGACTACAATGACTACTGGGTGAAAGATTCTAATGGAAATACTGCTGAAGTCTTTTGGTGGAACGGACCACGAGCTGGGATGATCGATGTCACAAACCCAGAAGCTGTTGATTGGTTTGTAGGAAGGCTCAAACAAGCGAAGGAAGATTACGGTATTGATTCCTTCAAATTCGATGCAGGTGAAACACAGTATCTTGGCAGTTACCACACCAAGGAGCCTTTGATCAATCCTTGTGAGTACACAACAAAGTGGGTTCAGCTCGCAGGACAACTAGGATCTCTGATAGAGGTTAGGTCATCCTTTGAGAATCAGGGACAGCCAACATTCTTGCGCATGATGGACAAGGATTCCCACTGGGGCTGGGACAATGGTCTGAAGACACTCG carries:
- the LOC121421329 gene encoding myogenesis-regulating glycosidase-like, producing MSKVIMLGIKVGILTVAILAAVLCGLLIPNKEDQRRDYLLVFNDDVVEIKNAEDVRMIKGQVGVMFDDSDAQQTQCTKENSVVECFEWPSVAKLEVRIEEDENVTCHNFQWRASAKNIILQDCYDFDDAHWYGGAAIFNQHWPINEWNEPMTIFGSANMYRNPTWYGSLVERYFVSSKGVGVRVSHNTPLYVSINASNDGRICFRGQHPLDEDSYTAYPNPNNEPPILDYKVCTAKDIVTVHEHMTKRFVKKPSGMPDTRMMRSPVWSTWARYKKFITNDTVLAFAHEIIDNGFNNSQIEIDDGYSYRNFGDFIFDPVKFPDPKGMTDELHDLGFRVTLWITPFANQDTEAWRVGDYNDYWVKDSNGNTAEVFWWNGPRAGMIDVTNPEAVDWFVGRLKQAKEDYGIDSFKFDAGETQYLGSYHTKEPLINPCEYTTKWVQLAGQLGSLIEVRSSFENQGQPTFLRMMDKDSHWGWDNGLKTLVTTALTYSVLGYSYVLPDMIGGNGYPFFSIFPDRELYVRWLQINAFLPAMQYSISPWQYNDTEIVDIALRWTSFHENVITPKMIGLAETEYIKEGKPLVRPLWWIAPTDPETFTIDSQFLVGDDMLVAPIVDQYARSRDVYLPDGQWRDMIHNTMHEGRAWLRDVSCELGEILYYTNQDD